Proteins from one Ipomoea triloba cultivar NCNSP0323 chromosome 1, ASM357664v1 genomic window:
- the LOC115997416 gene encoding two-pore potassium channel 1-like, with protein sequence MSNTDVKDPLLPGTVGSSLQSHLKKALKRRKNHVSGSAPGEEVLHPEHNDVKTLHPPGSFAPNSLKFRHVFLFLAVYLGIGVVCFSLIRDQIEGKKTNGVLDAIYLCVVTMTTVGYGDLVPSSTLAKFLACVFAFAGMVLVGFVLSKAADSFLEKQEILFAKVIHLHKHYDSTELADVVESNKVKYKFLTALMLLVGLMIAGTLFLVFVEGLTVFDAFYCVCATITTLGYGDKSFSTKLGRIFASFWIVISTICLAQFFYYFAEVYTEQRQRSMIKWALTRKLTVSDLRAADLDNNDEVSAAEFIVYKLKEMGKITDEDVMTVMKGFKMLDVDLSGTLAESDLVQSEPSELKV encoded by the exons ATGTCTAATACCGATGTTAAAGATCCATTGCTACCGGGAACTGTGGGTTCTTCACTTCAGTCTCATTTGAAGAAGGCattgaagagaagaaagaaTCATGTCTCTGGTAGTGCTCCTGGTGAGGAGGTCCTTCATCCAGAACATAATGATGTGAAAACACTTCATCCTCCTGGTTCTTTTGCACCAAACAGCCTTAAATTCAGGCATGTTTTCTTGTTCTTGGCTGTGTATTTAGGCATAGGGGTTGTCTGTTTTTCCCTCATAAGAGATCAGATTGAGGGCAAGAAGACGAATGGGGTTCTAGACGCCATATACTTGTGTGTTGTCACAATGACCACAGTTGGATATGGGGACCTCGTGCCTAGTAGCACTTTAGCGAAATTCCTTGCTTGTGTTTTTGCGTTTGCTGGAATGGTCCTTGTTGGATTTGTTCTGAGTAAAGCAGCTGACAGTTTTCTAGAGAAGCAGGAAATCCTCTTTGCCAAAGTTATACATCTGCACAAACATTATGATTCAACAGAATTAGCCGACGTAGTTGAGTCCAACAAAGTGAAATACAAATTCCTAACTGCCTTGATGCTCCTTGTTGGGCTAATGATAGCTGGAACTCTCTTCTTGGTTTTTGTCGAGGGGCTGACAGTTTTTGATGCATTTTATTGCGTTTGTGCCACTATCACCACGCTTGGTTATGGAGACAAGAGCTTCTCAACAAAGCTGGGCCgtatttttgcttctttttggaTAGTTATCAGCACCATTTGCTTGGCACAGTTCTTTTACTACTTTGCTGAAGTTTATACAGAACAAAGGCAAAGATCGATGATCAAGTGGGCTCTTACAAGGAAATTGACGGTGTCAGATCTCAGGGCAGCAGACCTCGACAACAATGATGAAGTGAG TGCTGCAGAATTTATCGTTTACAAACTGAAAGAGATGGGTAAGATTACTGATGAAGATGTGATGACCGTGATGAAAGGGTTCAAAATGCTTGATGTTGATCTGTCTGGAACATTGGCCGAATCTGATTTAGTGCAGTCAGAGCCATCTGAATTAAAAGTTTGA